One genomic segment of Amycolatopsis sp. Hca4 includes these proteins:
- a CDS encoding tannase/feruloyl esterase family alpha/beta hydrolase yields MKKTLAVSAALLLAFPAPADASPAAVDCAGLAGLRIPASVMSLPTSGGLVTAASVVEPGDYCRVDADLHPVDPAAPSIKLRVALPRAWNHKALMFGGGGFNGTIPDVTANVPFGPADRPAPLARGYATFASDSGHQQNPASPPSLDGSFGVNDEALHNFAAGDALKKTRDASLFLIRRAYAATPAEVFFAGGSTGGREALVVAQRWPTAFDGVISAFPAWNNLAEILDLGYLTQVLARPGAFPPPVKQGLLYDSVIKACDGRDGVTDGVVSDPGCRFDPRALRCPGGADTGPACLSDAQIGAVTAMSSPFRWPYRIASGEKQYPGFPFLSGADMRTPFLGFGTTPPADPMPVTSGYGMQYWDQWVKYFLTRDPGRSGLDIDPRNPGKWLGRISALSAIEDRNNADLRPFARAGGKLILFHGAADELVSPYSTSDYYSRVRAEVGPRATDGFLRYYVIPGANHANFGTPAFAASWDSLTALEQWVDAGRPPVGQTVVDPAHQRSRPLCEYPDWPRYRSGDPSAAASFVCAR; encoded by the coding sequence ATGAAGAAGACACTCGCGGTCTCGGCCGCCTTGCTGCTGGCGTTTCCCGCGCCTGCCGACGCGTCCCCTGCCGCGGTGGACTGCGCCGGGCTGGCCGGGCTGCGGATTCCCGCGTCGGTGATGAGCCTGCCGACGTCGGGCGGGCTGGTCACGGCGGCGTCCGTCGTGGAGCCCGGGGACTACTGCCGGGTGGACGCGGACCTCCACCCGGTCGACCCGGCGGCCCCGTCGATCAAGCTGCGCGTGGCGCTGCCCCGCGCGTGGAACCACAAGGCGCTGATGTTCGGCGGCGGCGGGTTCAACGGCACGATCCCGGACGTGACGGCGAACGTGCCGTTCGGCCCCGCCGACCGGCCGGCCCCGCTGGCCAGGGGGTACGCGACCTTCGCGAGCGACTCCGGTCACCAGCAGAACCCGGCGTCCCCGCCTTCACTGGACGGGTCGTTCGGCGTGAACGACGAAGCACTGCACAACTTCGCCGCGGGCGACGCGCTGAAGAAGACCCGCGACGCGAGCCTGTTCCTGATCCGGCGCGCGTACGCGGCGACGCCGGCCGAAGTGTTCTTCGCCGGCGGGTCGACCGGCGGCCGCGAGGCGCTCGTGGTCGCCCAGCGCTGGCCGACGGCGTTCGACGGGGTGATTTCCGCGTTCCCGGCGTGGAACAACCTCGCGGAGATCCTGGACCTGGGCTACCTGACGCAGGTGCTGGCACGCCCGGGCGCGTTCCCGCCGCCGGTCAAGCAAGGGCTCCTCTACGACAGCGTGATCAAGGCGTGCGACGGCCGGGACGGCGTGACCGACGGAGTGGTCTCGGACCCGGGCTGCCGCTTCGACCCGCGCGCGCTGCGCTGCCCGGGCGGCGCCGACACCGGGCCGGCGTGTCTTTCGGACGCGCAGATCGGGGCGGTGACGGCGATGTCGTCGCCGTTCCGGTGGCCGTACCGGATCGCCAGCGGGGAGAAGCAGTACCCGGGCTTCCCGTTCCTGTCGGGTGCGGACATGCGCACGCCGTTCCTCGGCTTCGGCACCACACCACCGGCCGACCCGATGCCGGTGACGAGCGGGTACGGGATGCAGTACTGGGACCAGTGGGTGAAGTACTTCCTGACCAGGGATCCCGGGCGCAGCGGGCTGGACATCGACCCGCGGAACCCGGGCAAGTGGCTGGGCCGGATCAGCGCGCTGTCGGCGATCGAGGACCGCAACAACGCGGACCTGCGCCCGTTCGCCCGGGCGGGAGGAAAGCTGATCCTGTTCCACGGCGCGGCGGACGAGCTGGTTTCACCGTATTCGACGAGTGACTACTACTCGCGGGTGCGCGCGGAGGTGGGCCCCCGGGCGACGGACGGGTTCCTGCGGTACTACGTCATCCCGGGAGCGAACCACGCGAACTTCGGGACACCGGCGTTCGCGGCGAGCTGGGATTCGCTGACGGCGCTGGAGCAGTGGGTCGACGCGGGACGGCCGCCGGTGGGGCAGACGGTGGTCGATCCGGCTCATCAGCGTTCACGGCCGTTGTGCGAGTACCCGGACTGGCCGCGGTACCGGTCGGGTGATCCGAGTGCCGCCGCGAGTTTCGTCTGTGCCCGTTGA
- a CDS encoding long-chain fatty acid--CoA ligase — MDGLMQPRPLTIAHILERAERLYAHKEVVTAGGERLTYADVALGTRRLATALAALGVPVGARVATFASNHRRHLELYLAAPVTKRVLHPINIRLPAEHLEYIVEHAEDDVVFVDRALLPRIWPSAARLPKVRYWVVLPDDSGEPVPDDPRIRHYDDLVAAAEPFAGSFEDGFTLADEQLASGLCYTSGTTGPPKGVLYSHRSTVLHGLGTLAAGLVGLCESDVVLPIVPMFHANAWGLPYGAMLTGASLVLPGPSADPDHLLRLMAAERVTVAGAVPTVWTTMAPRLREHDLSATRFLLGGGSAVPPALSETFRAAIGVPITHSWGMTEVSPVGAIGGTRTQHRDASAADQVAVRAAQGQPLPLVNVRIVDVETGVELPRDGDAVGELQVAGPWVAGGYYRVDAVESFTADGWLRTGDLATIDPDGYLRLVDRMKDLIKSGGEWISSVELESAITSHPDVTEAAVIARPDPRWMERPVAYVVLREGAEVTADELEAHITPMVAKWWLPDEFVFVPALPKTGTGKISKTALRDSARVG, encoded by the coding sequence ATGGACGGGCTGATGCAGCCACGGCCGCTCACCATCGCCCACATCCTGGAGCGTGCCGAGCGGCTCTACGCGCACAAGGAAGTCGTCACGGCCGGCGGTGAGCGGCTGACCTACGCCGACGTGGCCCTCGGGACCCGGCGCCTGGCCACCGCGCTGGCCGCGCTCGGCGTCCCCGTCGGGGCGCGGGTCGCGACCTTCGCGAGCAACCACCGGCGTCACCTCGAGCTCTACCTGGCCGCTCCGGTGACCAAGCGGGTGCTGCACCCGATCAACATCCGGCTGCCGGCGGAGCACCTCGAGTACATCGTCGAGCACGCCGAGGACGACGTCGTGTTCGTCGACCGCGCGCTGCTGCCGCGGATCTGGCCGAGCGCCGCCCGGCTGCCGAAGGTGCGGTACTGGGTGGTGCTGCCCGACGACAGCGGCGAGCCCGTCCCGGACGATCCGCGCATCCGGCACTACGACGACCTGGTCGCCGCGGCGGAGCCCTTCGCGGGTTCGTTCGAGGACGGCTTCACCCTCGCCGACGAGCAGCTGGCGTCCGGGCTCTGCTACACCTCGGGCACGACCGGGCCGCCCAAGGGCGTGCTCTACAGCCACCGCTCGACGGTCCTGCACGGCCTGGGCACGCTGGCCGCGGGCCTCGTCGGCCTCTGCGAAAGCGACGTCGTGCTGCCGATCGTGCCGATGTTCCACGCCAACGCCTGGGGCCTGCCCTACGGCGCGATGCTGACCGGCGCGTCCCTGGTGCTGCCCGGCCCGTCGGCGGACCCGGACCACCTGCTGCGGCTGATGGCCGCCGAGCGCGTCACCGTCGCCGGGGCCGTGCCCACCGTGTGGACGACGATGGCGCCCCGCCTGCGCGAGCACGACCTGAGCGCCACCCGGTTCCTGCTCGGCGGCGGGTCGGCCGTGCCGCCGGCGCTGTCGGAGACCTTCCGCGCCGCGATCGGCGTGCCCATCACGCATTCGTGGGGGATGACGGAGGTCAGCCCGGTCGGCGCGATCGGCGGCACGCGCACCCAGCACCGGGACGCGTCCGCGGCGGACCAGGTGGCCGTGCGTGCCGCCCAGGGCCAGCCGCTGCCGCTGGTGAACGTGCGGATCGTCGACGTCGAAACCGGCGTGGAGCTGCCCCGCGACGGCGACGCGGTCGGTGAGCTGCAGGTCGCGGGCCCGTGGGTGGCGGGCGGCTACTACCGGGTCGACGCGGTCGAGAGCTTCACCGCCGACGGCTGGCTGCGCACGGGCGACCTGGCCACCATCGACCCCGACGGCTACCTGCGCCTGGTGGACCGCATGAAGGACCTGATCAAGTCCGGCGGCGAGTGGATTTCCTCGGTCGAGCTCGAAAGCGCCATCACCTCCCACCCGGACGTCACCGAGGCGGCGGTGATCGCCCGGCCGGACCCGCGCTGGATGGAACGCCCGGTGGCGTACGTGGTGCTGCGCGAGGGTGCGGAGGTCACGGCGGACGAGCTCGAGGCGCACATCACGCCGATGGTCGCGAAGTGGTGGCTGCCCGACGAGTTCGTGTTCGTGCCCGCGCTGCCGAAGACGGGCACGGGCAAGATCTCGAAGACGGCACTGAGAGACTCGGCCCGGGTCGGCTGA
- a CDS encoding DUF6351 family protein gives MSRRTWAGLAAATVLAAVPATADAASSCPAAACTEGQLADGTPYAFAKPARWNGAVLVDLDFAAGGLTSPLTASLVDRGYAVGGTTRTVSSWNIARAIDNQAEALGKFEAAFGPARYAIAEGRSMGGMVAAGVAQVYPGRFAAAIPMCGGLGGAVGQWNQKLDTVFTLKTLLFRDSALPVTGMPADVPGTQQQWLSAMASAQGTAAGKARIALAAAIGQLPGWGLAPDGSPTPVPAARDTDGVERGMYLALAGGPLPYLGQAVSSRRTIEQLAGGNPSWNTGVDYTRQFALAAPEQRDAVRRLYARAGLDLQADFAGLAAAPRVAADPAAVAYLRRGIVFTGELRIPVLTVNGTGDQISTVAQQSSYESLARRTGTASLLRQTYVQTAGHCTYTTGEQQAAIDRMLTRLRTGHWPDTSPRTMNALSAAADGTPGRYLGYVPPRFNRSYP, from the coding sequence ATGAGCAGGAGAACCTGGGCCGGTCTGGCCGCGGCCACGGTGCTGGCGGCGGTCCCGGCGACCGCCGACGCGGCCTCGTCGTGCCCGGCGGCCGCGTGCACCGAAGGGCAGCTGGCCGACGGGACGCCGTACGCGTTCGCCAAGCCGGCCCGGTGGAACGGCGCGGTGCTGGTGGACCTCGACTTCGCCGCGGGCGGCCTGACGAGCCCGCTCACCGCGAGCCTGGTGGACCGCGGCTACGCCGTGGGCGGCACCACCCGCACGGTCAGCAGCTGGAACATCGCGCGGGCGATCGACAACCAGGCGGAGGCGCTCGGGAAGTTCGAAGCCGCGTTCGGGCCGGCGCGGTACGCGATCGCCGAAGGCCGGTCGATGGGCGGGATGGTCGCCGCCGGGGTCGCGCAGGTGTACCCCGGCCGGTTCGCCGCGGCGATCCCGATGTGCGGTGGCCTCGGCGGCGCGGTCGGGCAGTGGAACCAGAAGCTCGACACGGTGTTCACGCTGAAGACGCTGCTGTTCCGGGACTCGGCCCTGCCGGTGACCGGCATGCCGGCCGACGTCCCGGGAACGCAGCAGCAGTGGCTCTCGGCGATGGCCTCGGCCCAGGGGACGGCGGCCGGGAAGGCGCGCATCGCGCTCGCGGCGGCGATCGGCCAGCTGCCTGGCTGGGGCCTCGCTCCGGACGGCTCGCCGACGCCGGTGCCGGCCGCCCGCGACACCGACGGCGTCGAGCGGGGCATGTACCTCGCGCTGGCGGGCGGTCCGCTGCCGTACCTCGGACAGGCGGTCAGCAGCCGCCGGACGATCGAGCAGCTGGCGGGCGGGAACCCGTCGTGGAACACGGGCGTGGACTACACGCGCCAGTTCGCGCTGGCGGCCCCGGAGCAGCGCGACGCCGTGCGGCGGCTGTACGCCCGCGCGGGCCTCGACCTGCAGGCCGACTTCGCCGGCCTCGCCGCGGCTCCGCGCGTCGCGGCCGACCCGGCGGCGGTCGCGTACCTGCGGCGGGGCATCGTGTTCACCGGCGAGCTGCGGATCCCGGTGCTGACGGTCAACGGCACCGGCGACCAGATCTCGACGGTGGCGCAGCAGTCGTCGTACGAGTCGCTGGCCCGCCGCACGGGCACCGCGTCCCTGCTCCGCCAGACGTACGTGCAGACGGCGGGCCACTGCACGTACACGACGGGCGAACAGCAGGCGGCGATCGACCGCATGCTGACCCGGCTGCGCACCGGCCACTGGCCGGACACCTCGCCCCGCACGATGAACGCCCTGTCCGCCGCCGCGGACGGCACACCGGGCCGCTACCTCGGCTACGTCCCGCCCCGCTTCAACCGCTCCTACCCGTGA
- a CDS encoding GAF domain-containing protein — translation MTGTAEPRRQRELASLYATVKSLTALGELDEVLQSIVHHAHDLIGTDFTYLSLVGADGRLSARASDGTISAEFLAAAIPATVGLGGKVLASKSPHWVRDYATSTLIQHDPNFDRLVVTEELVALLGVPLVIRGEAVGALFAADRSERSFQAEEIALLNAFADHAAVALDNARLYEASQTALRDLRVAYGKIERAQAIHEALTGVVLDGGTPRDVAQHLADQLGGSVTLLDRAAGPLRTDLAGAVEDARRTGRCATSAGTDGTDRSVAAVQAGDSYLGALVWSRPSGTGDDTDLRTLERATHILGLLILKEQAVAEAGERLSGELLTELMVGSPGIGPAQRARARARNIDVDRLDLVLVAESAAVAPGDLARHLHDIARERAGLAGEHLGRATMILPAADDEATVADVHTRLRRTLGGPVIVVAERAAGHDWARAYALAGRCGAVMRALGHTDGGATTRQYALYAMVFDPERAGELDRFLAGSIGALLEYDRRRGTDLVGTLGAYYVHRANVAATARALHLHVNTLLKRLDRAGTVLGSDWRHENDLELQLGLRLHQLRAATP, via the coding sequence GTGACCGGTACGGCGGAACCGCGACGGCAGCGCGAACTGGCGTCCCTCTACGCGACCGTCAAGTCGCTCACCGCGCTCGGCGAGCTGGACGAGGTGCTGCAGTCGATCGTGCACCACGCGCACGACCTGATCGGCACCGACTTCACCTACCTGTCGCTGGTCGGCGCGGACGGCAGGCTGTCGGCGCGCGCGTCGGACGGCACCATCTCCGCGGAGTTCCTCGCCGCGGCCATCCCGGCCACGGTCGGCCTCGGCGGCAAGGTGCTGGCCTCCAAGAGCCCGCACTGGGTGCGCGACTACGCCACCTCGACGCTCATCCAGCACGACCCGAACTTCGACCGCCTGGTCGTCACCGAAGAACTGGTCGCGCTGCTCGGGGTGCCGCTGGTGATCCGCGGCGAAGCGGTGGGCGCGCTGTTCGCCGCGGACCGGTCCGAGCGGTCGTTCCAGGCCGAGGAGATCGCGCTGCTGAACGCCTTCGCCGACCACGCCGCGGTCGCCCTCGACAACGCCCGGCTCTACGAAGCGAGCCAGACCGCGTTGCGGGACCTGCGGGTGGCGTACGGGAAAATCGAGCGCGCGCAGGCGATCCACGAAGCCCTGACCGGTGTCGTGCTGGACGGCGGCACCCCCCGCGACGTCGCCCAGCACCTCGCCGACCAGCTCGGCGGCAGCGTCACGCTCCTCGACCGCGCCGCCGGTCCACTGAGGACGGACCTGGCCGGTGCCGTCGAGGACGCCCGCCGCACCGGCCGCTGCGCGACGTCGGCCGGGACCGACGGGACCGACCGGAGCGTGGCGGCCGTCCAGGCGGGCGACAGCTACCTCGGCGCGCTGGTGTGGAGCAGGCCGTCGGGCACCGGCGACGACACGGACCTGCGGACCCTCGAACGCGCCACGCACATCCTCGGGCTGCTCATCCTCAAGGAGCAGGCCGTCGCCGAGGCCGGCGAACGGCTGAGCGGCGAGCTGCTGACCGAGCTGATGGTCGGCAGTCCCGGCATCGGCCCGGCCCAGCGCGCGCGGGCCCGGGCGCGCAACATCGACGTCGACCGCCTGGACCTGGTCCTGGTCGCGGAGTCCGCCGCCGTGGCGCCGGGCGACCTCGCGCGGCACCTGCACGACATCGCCCGGGAGCGCGCCGGGCTGGCCGGCGAGCACCTCGGCCGGGCCACGATGATCCTGCCCGCCGCCGACGACGAGGCGACCGTCGCGGACGTCCACACGCGACTGCGCCGGACGCTGGGCGGTCCGGTCATCGTCGTCGCCGAGCGGGCGGCCGGCCACGACTGGGCCCGGGCGTACGCACTGGCGGGCCGCTGCGGCGCGGTGATGCGCGCGCTCGGGCACACCGACGGCGGCGCCACCACCCGGCAGTACGCCCTGTACGCCATGGTGTTCGACCCGGAACGGGCCGGCGAGCTCGACCGCTTCCTGGCCGGCTCGATCGGCGCACTCCTGGAGTACGACCGGCGGCGCGGCACCGACCTGGTCGGCACGCTCGGCGCGTACTACGTCCACCGTGCCAACGTCGCCGCGACGGCCCGCGCGCTGCACTTGCACGTGAACACGCTGCTGAAGCGCTTGGACCGGGCCGGGACGGTGCTCGGCTCGGACTGGCGGCACGAGAACGACCTGGAACTGCAGCTCGGACTGCGGTTACACCAGCTCCGCGCCGCCACGCCCTGA
- a CDS encoding MFS transporter has product MAIPLTQPEGQSGTGVPATPRRAFRKLLAAGLIGSSIEWYDFFLYGTAAALVFPKVFFPHASALTGTLLAFSTFWAGFVARPVGGVLAGHLGDKYGRKPVVVACLALMGAATFLIGCLPSAASVGALAPTLLVILRFVQGLAAGGQWGGIVLLLTESASPKRRGFAGTFGQTSVPVAVVLSNLIFVAASGLMPDAAFLSWGWRIPFLLSVVMFGVVLYIQAKVEDTPEFRRLQEAVAGREGPVVRAPLAQVLRSKWGTILLGCGLLSATNSLFYVSISGLLSYGTGTLKLQRDSLLAVVLLSSAAMLVTIPWSGYFSDKVGRRPLILIGGLGVALWAFPYFGLVGTASLPLIFVAVAVGFVFQCLTYGPIASFLGELFAPNVRYSGASLSYQLSAIIVSGGTPFLMTALIAAAGSTWPVALYITLMGLITFASAWFLPETNPAEVRADPDAVPGAHLHEVAGR; this is encoded by the coding sequence ATGGCCATTCCGCTCACCCAACCCGAGGGGCAGTCCGGCACCGGCGTGCCCGCCACCCCGCGCCGGGCCTTCCGCAAACTGCTCGCGGCCGGGCTCATCGGCAGCTCGATCGAGTGGTACGACTTCTTCCTCTACGGCACCGCGGCGGCGCTGGTGTTCCCGAAGGTGTTCTTCCCGCACGCGTCGGCGCTGACCGGGACGCTGCTGGCCTTCAGCACGTTCTGGGCCGGGTTCGTGGCGCGGCCGGTCGGCGGCGTGCTGGCCGGGCACCTCGGGGACAAGTACGGCCGCAAGCCGGTGGTGGTCGCCTGCCTGGCGCTGATGGGGGCCGCGACCTTCCTGATCGGCTGCCTGCCGAGCGCGGCGAGCGTCGGCGCGCTGGCCCCGACGCTGCTGGTGATCCTGCGGTTCGTCCAGGGCCTCGCGGCCGGCGGCCAGTGGGGCGGCATCGTGCTGCTGCTGACCGAATCCGCCAGTCCCAAGCGGCGCGGTTTCGCCGGGACGTTCGGGCAGACGAGCGTGCCGGTCGCGGTGGTCCTGTCCAACCTGATCTTCGTCGCGGCCAGCGGCCTGATGCCGGACGCGGCCTTCCTGTCGTGGGGCTGGCGGATCCCGTTCCTGCTCAGCGTCGTGATGTTCGGCGTGGTGCTCTACATCCAGGCCAAGGTGGAGGACACGCCGGAGTTCCGCCGGCTGCAGGAAGCGGTGGCGGGCCGGGAAGGCCCGGTGGTCCGGGCGCCGCTCGCGCAGGTGCTGCGCAGCAAGTGGGGGACCATCCTGCTCGGCTGCGGGCTGCTGTCGGCCACCAACAGCCTGTTCTACGTCAGCATTTCCGGGCTGCTGAGCTACGGCACCGGCACGCTCAAGCTGCAGCGCGACTCCCTGCTCGCGGTGGTGCTGCTCAGTTCCGCGGCGATGCTCGTGACGATTCCCTGGTCCGGCTACTTCTCGGACAAGGTGGGCCGGCGCCCGCTGATCCTGATCGGCGGGCTGGGCGTGGCGCTGTGGGCGTTCCCGTACTTCGGGCTCGTCGGCACCGCGTCGCTGCCGCTGATCTTCGTCGCGGTGGCGGTCGGGTTCGTGTTCCAGTGCCTCACCTACGGCCCGATCGCGAGCTTCCTCGGCGAGCTCTTCGCGCCCAACGTCCGCTACTCGGGCGCGTCGCTGTCCTACCAGCTGTCCGCGATCATCGTCAGCGGGGGGACGCCGTTCCTGATGACCGCGCTGATCGCGGCGGCCGGGAGCACGTGGCCGGTCGCGCTCTACATCACGCTGATGGGGTTGATCACCTTCGCCAGCGCGTGGTTCCTGCCCGAGACGAACCCCGCGGAGGTCCGGGCGGATCCGGACGCCGTCCCCGGCGCGCACCTGCACGAGGTGGCCGGACGATGA